The following coding sequences lie in one Bacteroides helcogenes P 36-108 genomic window:
- a CDS encoding beta-1,6-N-acetylglucosaminyltransferase, which translates to MSRIAYILSAYKDAPHLARLISALDDRADFYVHIDLKADARPFKELLGGKVTFVPGHWVSWGGWEQVEYQKELLAAVLRNGTEYTRVVCLSGQDYPLWTNEEIHCYFDKHKDTEFIAGMNLTRCTCADQRSKIVNYHFFRDLKWKNLWWKNKLIVASRNLMKLLPVRKDIRTLLDSKKADIFFGSDYWAVTLPCARHIYEKLCSEKKMIRYFKTSFVPSELCIQTIVFNSPFGKHALLYEGDYPGLSGLTPLHYIEYGKAIKVLTAEDLSALQQSGKMFCRKVASIASGKLVEEIDRIRHLQKHSSPCIY; encoded by the coding sequence ATGAGCCGCATAGCCTATATCCTGTCAGCCTATAAAGATGCCCCACACTTGGCGCGCTTAATCAGCGCACTGGATGACCGCGCCGACTTCTACGTCCACATCGACCTCAAGGCCGATGCCCGCCCGTTCAAGGAACTGTTAGGAGGCAAGGTTACCTTCGTGCCCGGACATTGGGTAAGCTGGGGAGGCTGGGAACAGGTGGAATATCAAAAGGAATTATTGGCAGCAGTGCTTCGGAACGGTACAGAATACACCCGTGTCGTATGCCTCAGCGGACAAGATTATCCTCTATGGACAAATGAAGAAATCCATTGTTACTTCGACAAGCACAAGGATACCGAATTCATCGCAGGAATGAACCTGACACGCTGCACTTGTGCAGACCAACGTTCAAAGATAGTCAATTATCACTTTTTCCGCGATTTGAAGTGGAAGAATCTCTGGTGGAAAAACAAGCTCATCGTAGCTTCCCGCAACCTGATGAAACTGCTTCCTGTACGGAAAGACATCCGCACGCTACTCGACAGCAAGAAAGCAGACATATTCTTCGGCTCCGACTACTGGGCAGTCACCTTGCCCTGCGCACGCCATATATACGAGAAACTATGTTCGGAGAAAAAAATGATACGCTATTTCAAGACAAGCTTTGTTCCCAGTGAGCTATGCATACAGACGATCGTATTCAACTCTCCTTTTGGAAAGCATGCCCTCCTGTACGAAGGAGATTATCCGGGATTGTCGGGACTGACACCTTTACATTACATCGAATATGGAAAAGCCATCAAAGTATTGACGGCAGAAGACCTGTCTGCCTTGCAGCAATCCGGCAAGATGTTCTGCCGGAAAGTGGCAAGCATAGCCTCCGGCAAGCTTGTAGAAGAAATTGACCGAATCCGACACCTGCAAAAACACTCATCACCATGCATATACTGA
- a CDS encoding DUF6266 family protein has translation MGTIKQGILGGFSGKVGTVVGSNWKSVHYMRALALKVGNPNTEKQQRQRNNFSTVIQFLKTFTPIIRIGYQQYAQKQSEFNAAMSYVIKHAIVNDAIDYTRALVSRGSLTTAADATASVEAGKVSYVWKNNSGTGNAEAGDTAILLAYNKDKREAVYTIKAATRSEAKAELTLPAGWSGNALALYLGFYNDKSVANSICLKNDDAGSTIPDSGAGGDENENPLG, from the coding sequence ATGGGAACAATCAAACAAGGAATCCTTGGAGGATTCTCAGGCAAAGTAGGCACAGTAGTAGGCAGCAATTGGAAATCAGTACACTACATGAGGGCATTGGCTCTAAAAGTAGGCAATCCGAATACGGAAAAGCAACAACGCCAACGGAACAATTTCTCCACTGTAATCCAGTTTCTGAAAACATTTACCCCGATTATCCGCATCGGCTATCAACAGTATGCGCAAAAGCAGTCCGAATTCAATGCAGCAATGTCTTATGTGATAAAGCATGCGATAGTGAATGACGCCATTGATTATACCAGAGCATTGGTGTCACGCGGCAGCCTGACAACCGCAGCAGATGCCACTGCCAGCGTAGAAGCCGGCAAGGTGTCGTACGTCTGGAAAAACAACAGTGGAACCGGGAACGCAGAAGCAGGAGACACAGCCATACTGCTGGCTTACAACAAGGATAAGCGCGAAGCCGTCTATACCATAAAAGCTGCTACACGCTCTGAGGCAAAGGCAGAGCTGACACTGCCTGCAGGCTGGAGCGGAAACGCATTGGCACTCTATCTGGGTTTCTACAATGATAAGAGTGTGGCCAACAGCATCTGTCTGAAAAATGACGATGCGGGCAGTACCATCCCCGACAGTGGTGCGGGTGGAGACGAAAATGAGAATCCGCTTGGATAA
- a CDS encoding glycosyltransferase — MKVAVIDCSVTGHRETYYKEFTRTWAALGEEVLLIAPREPETGSIAAFKRTGARPLLPLPTGQPLRKKITVMRNALIRLRNLATLRRQLVDFRPDLVYFPCLDDILPTFAPIALFNRLLPYSWSGLLVQSALPPYKPGMPDVRPFLRSRHCRGIGVLNEYSTDELKDFQTNICRLPDFADLSAPDETYPLLHTLKKHAGGRRIISLLGSIGTRKGIGLLLSTIPFLPEDEYFFLIAGKSWLTETQNLELKSFEASRNNCLFSLTHIPDEACFNALVSASDVLFAAYRKFTGSSNLLTKAAAFGKPVIVSQGECMGKRVTDYGTGFAVPEEDPEACRTAIIRLCREGTPSPEGLTRYASEHSQDKLADILRQLITNK; from the coding sequence ATGAAAGTAGCTGTTATAGATTGCTCCGTCACCGGACATCGGGAGACATATTACAAAGAGTTTACCCGTACATGGGCAGCTTTAGGAGAAGAAGTATTGCTGATTGCTCCACGTGAGCCAGAGACCGGAAGCATAGCCGCCTTTAAAAGAACAGGCGCCCGCCCGTTGCTCCCACTCCCTACGGGACAACCATTGAGAAAAAAAATCACTGTTATGCGGAACGCCCTCATCCGGTTGCGGAATCTTGCGACCCTGCGCAGGCAATTGGTTGACTTTCGTCCGGACTTGGTTTACTTTCCCTGCTTGGACGACATACTTCCTACTTTTGCTCCGATTGCACTTTTCAACAGATTATTGCCATACTCCTGGAGTGGCCTGCTTGTACAATCCGCCCTTCCTCCTTATAAACCGGGAATGCCGGACGTGCGACCGTTTTTGCGCAGCCGCCACTGCCGCGGGATAGGAGTATTGAACGAATATTCCACAGATGAACTGAAAGACTTCCAGACGAACATCTGCCGACTGCCCGATTTCGCAGACTTATCAGCACCCGACGAAACATATCCCCTGCTGCACACCTTGAAGAAACATGCCGGAGGCAGAAGAATCATTTCATTGTTAGGATCCATCGGGACTCGAAAAGGCATCGGACTACTGCTCAGCACCATTCCTTTCCTACCCGAAGATGAGTATTTTTTCCTCATCGCAGGCAAGTCCTGGCTGACAGAGACACAGAATCTCGAACTGAAGTCTTTCGAGGCAAGCCGCAACAATTGCCTCTTCTCCTTAACACATATTCCTGATGAAGCCTGTTTCAACGCCCTCGTCTCTGCGAGTGATGTGCTCTTTGCCGCCTACCGCAAGTTCACCGGAAGCAGCAACCTGCTGACCAAAGCCGCCGCCTTCGGAAAACCTGTCATAGTCTCGCAAGGCGAATGCATGGGCAAGCGGGTTACCGACTACGGCACAGGCTTCGCCGTGCCCGAAGAAGATCCGGAAGCTTGCCGTACAGCCATCATCCGACTCTGCCGGGAAGGAACACCCTCTCCGGAAGGGCTCACCCGATATGCCTCCGAACACAGCCAAGACAAACTGGCAGACATTCTCCGACAACTCATAACGAACAAATAA
- a CDS encoding lipopolysaccharide biosynthesis protein yields MKESSLKEKTAKGLFWGGLSNGIQQLLNLLFGIVLGRLLDASDYGMIGMLTIFSAIASALQEGGFVSALTNRRNVCHKDYNAVFWFSTLCGITLYILLFFAAPLIADFYETPALIPLSRFLFLGFAISSMSIAPRAYLFKNLKIKEATVISIISQAVSGAVGITLVVYGFAYWGMAAQTITFVTVMTLLNFYFSHWRPSLRFDFRPIKEMIGFSSKLIVTNIFNIINNNLFSVLLGKFYSEREVGNFTQANKWNGMGHTLITGMINGIAQPVFTSVGDDKTRQLAIFRKLLRFTAFISFPAMLGLSLVSKELIFITVGEKWLPSVYILQILCIWGAFIPITNLFSNLIISRGYSSIYMWNTITLSILQLIAMCIVYPYGLERMLHSFVIININWLFVWFIFVKKAIGLTLKDMLKDISPYLTLSVILIAGAHYMARPFENLYLSMAAKIIFVAGLYALILWKLQSVIFRESIEFLLKKKRA; encoded by the coding sequence ATGAAGGAATCATCACTGAAGGAAAAAACTGCAAAAGGACTATTCTGGGGAGGGCTCAGCAACGGCATACAGCAACTGCTGAATCTTCTCTTCGGTATAGTCCTTGGTCGTCTGCTCGATGCTTCCGACTATGGCATGATAGGCATGCTTACCATTTTCTCGGCCATAGCTTCGGCGTTGCAGGAAGGAGGTTTCGTTTCGGCATTGACCAACCGCAGGAATGTCTGCCATAAAGACTACAACGCCGTATTCTGGTTCAGCACACTCTGCGGAATCACTCTCTACATACTGCTATTCTTTGCCGCACCATTGATTGCCGACTTCTACGAAACACCCGCACTGATTCCTCTTTCACGCTTCCTATTTTTGGGATTTGCCATATCGAGTATGAGTATTGCTCCACGGGCATATTTATTCAAGAATCTGAAAATAAAGGAAGCAACCGTTATTTCCATTATCAGCCAGGCTGTTTCGGGCGCTGTAGGCATCACATTGGTTGTCTATGGATTTGCATATTGGGGCATGGCCGCACAAACCATCACGTTTGTAACGGTAATGACTCTTCTCAACTTTTACTTTTCTCATTGGAGACCAAGCCTCCGGTTCGACTTCCGGCCCATCAAGGAAATGATAGGGTTCAGCAGCAAACTGATTGTCACGAATATCTTCAATATCATCAACAATAATCTGTTCTCTGTCCTGCTGGGTAAATTCTATTCGGAACGGGAGGTAGGTAATTTTACCCAAGCCAACAAATGGAACGGCATGGGACATACATTGATAACCGGAATGATCAATGGCATAGCTCAGCCCGTCTTCACAAGTGTGGGTGATGACAAAACGCGCCAACTGGCTATATTCCGCAAGCTGCTTCGTTTCACAGCCTTCATTTCTTTTCCTGCCATGTTAGGATTAAGCTTAGTGTCCAAGGAACTGATCTTCATTACCGTTGGAGAAAAATGGCTTCCCAGCGTTTATATCTTACAAATACTATGCATTTGGGGAGCTTTTATACCTATCACCAACCTGTTTTCCAATCTGATAATCAGCCGCGGGTATTCCTCTATCTATATGTGGAATACTATCACTCTGAGCATATTGCAGTTGATAGCCATGTGTATCGTTTATCCCTACGGACTGGAACGGATGTTGCACAGCTTCGTGATTATCAATATCAACTGGCTGTTCGTCTGGTTCATATTTGTTAAAAAAGCAATAGGACTGACACTGAAAGATATGCTGAAGGATATTTCTCCTTATCTGACATTGTCTGTCATACTGATTGCAGGTGCACATTACATGGCAAGACCTTTTGAAAACCTCTATCTGAGCATGGCTGCGAAGATTATATTCGTAGCAGGGCTTTATGCGCTGATCTTATGGAAACTGCAATCTGTCATTTTCCGTGAGAGCATTGAGTTTCTTCTAAAGAAAAAGAGAGCATGA
- the rhuM gene encoding virulence RhuM family protein, producing the protein MENQGEIILYQPDSEVKLEVRLEEETVWLTQEQIAILFGTKRPAITKHLSNIYNSGELDKDSTCSILEHMGNDGKQKYITKFYNLDAILSIGYRVNSKNATLFRRWANSVLKEYLLKGYSINRRLTELEHTVAEHSKKIDFFVHTSLPPVEGIFYDGQLFDAYKFATDLIRTAKKSILLIDNYVDESVLLMFSKRNDGVKADVYTQAISRQLQLDLERHNSQYPPIEVHVYKRSHDRFLIIDATEVYHIGASLKDLGKKMFAFSKLEIPAEAITDLL; encoded by the coding sequence ATGGAGAATCAAGGAGAAATCATACTCTATCAGCCCGATAGCGAAGTGAAACTGGAAGTGCGGCTGGAAGAGGAAACAGTATGGCTGACACAAGAACAAATAGCTATTCTTTTTGGAACCAAAAGACCTGCTATCACAAAGCATTTGAGCAACATCTACAATAGCGGTGAACTTGACAAGGATAGCACATGTTCCATTTTGGAACATATGGGTAATGATGGAAAGCAGAAGTACATAACCAAGTTTTATAATCTTGATGCTATTCTCTCCATCGGCTACCGCGTAAACAGCAAAAATGCAACCCTTTTCAGACGTTGGGCAAACAGCGTATTAAAGGAATATCTGCTGAAAGGCTATTCCATTAACCGCCGTTTAACTGAACTGGAGCATACCGTTGCGGAACATTCAAAGAAGATAGACTTCTTCGTGCACACCTCGCTGCCACCGGTAGAGGGCATCTTCTACGACGGGCAACTGTTTGATGCCTACAAGTTCGCTACCGACCTGATACGGACGGCAAAGAAATCCATTCTGCTGATTGATAACTACGTGGACGAGTCGGTGCTGCTGATGTTCAGCAAGCGGAACGACGGAGTGAAAGCCGACGTCTATACACAGGCGATAAGCCGCCAACTTCAACTGGACTTGGAACGGCACAACAGCCAATATCCTCCGATAGAGGTACACGTATACAAAAGAAGCCACGACCGCTTTCTGATAATAGACGCCACAGAAGTGTATCACATCGGAGCCTCGCTGAAGGACTTGGGCAAGAAGATGTTCGCCTTCTCCAAACTGGAGATTCCGGCGGAAGCCATTACCGACCTGCTGTAA
- the rhuM gene encoding virulence RhuM family protein, translating into MENQGEIILYQPDSEVKLEVRLEEETVWLTQAQMVELFNSSKQNISLHINNIFKENELDRNSVVKESLTTASDGKKYQVKYFNLDVIISVGYRVKSTRGTQFRQWANSVLKDYLLKGYSVNQRLSNLEHRMESKFIEHEQRLDKIDGKIDFFVRTSLPPVEGIFYDGQLFDAYKFATDLIRTAKKSILLIDNYVDESVLLMFSKRNDGVKADIYTQAISRQLQLDLERHNSQYPPIEVHVYKRSHDRFLIIDATDVYHIGASLKDLGKKMFAFSKLEIPAEAITDLL; encoded by the coding sequence ATGGAGAATCAAGGAGAAATCATACTCTATCAGCCCGATAGCGAAGTGAAGTTGGAAGTGCGATTGGAAGAGGAAACGGTGTGGCTGACACAGGCACAAATGGTTGAGTTATTCAATTCGAGTAAACAGAACATCAGCCTTCATATCAACAATATATTTAAGGAAAACGAGTTAGACAGGAATTCAGTTGTCAAGGAATCCTTGACAACTGCCTCGGATGGCAAAAAATATCAGGTGAAATACTTCAACCTTGATGTGATAATATCAGTAGGCTACCGGGTAAAATCCACAAGAGGTACGCAGTTCCGCCAATGGGCAAACAGCGTATTAAAGGACTATTTGTTGAAGGGCTATTCCGTGAACCAACGGCTCAGTAACCTTGAGCACCGGATGGAAAGCAAGTTCATAGAGCATGAGCAACGCTTAGACAAGATAGACGGTAAGATAGACTTCTTCGTGCGCACCTCGCTGCCACCGGTAGAGGGCATCTTCTACGACGGGCAACTGTTTGATGCCTACAAGTTCGCCACAGACCTGATACGGACAGCAAAGAAATCCATTCTGCTGATTGATAACTACGTGGACGAGTCGGTGCTGCTGATGTTCAGCAAGCGGAACGACGGAGTGAAAGCCGACATCTATACGCAGGCGATAAGCCGCCAACTTCAACTGGACTTGGAGCGGCACAACAGCCAATATCCACCGATAGAGGTACACGTCTACAAAAGAAGTCACGACCGCTTTCTGATAATAGACGCCACGGACGTGTACCACATCGGAGCCTCGCTGAAGGACTTGGGTAAGAAGATGTTCGCCTTCTCCAAATTGGAGATTCCGGCGGAAGCCATTACCGACCTGCTGTAA
- the metG gene encoding methionine--tRNA ligase, with the protein MEKKFKRTTVTSALPYANGPVHIGHLAGVYVPADIYVRYLRLKKEEVVFIGGSDEHGVPITIRAKKEGVTPQDVVDRYHTLIKKSFEDFGISFDVYSRTSSKTHHDTASDFFRKLYEKGEFIEKTSMQYYDEEAKQFLADRYITGECPHCHSEGAYGDQCEKCGTSLSPTDLINPKSAISGSKPVMRETKHWYLPLDKHENWLRRWILEEHKEWRPNVYGQCKSWLDMGLQPRAVSRDLDWGIPVPVEGAEGKVLYVWFDAPIGYISNTKELLPESWEKWWKDPETRLVHFIGKDNIVFHCIVFPAMLKAEGSYILPDNVPSNEFLNLEGDKISTSRNWAVWLHEYLQDFPGKQDVLRYVLTANAPETKDNDFTWKDFQARNNNELVAVYGNFVNRALQLTKKYFDGVVPAAAGLTDYDRETLKEFSDVKAEVEKLLDVFKFRDAQKEAMNLARIGNKYLADTEPWKLAKTDMERVATILNIALQLVANLAIAFEPFLPFSSDKLRKMLNMDSFDWAELGHTDLLPAGHRLGTPDLLFEKIEDDTIQAQVDKLLATKKANEAANYKASPIKPTVSFEEFEKLDIRVGTVLECSVVPKMKKLLQFKIADGLENRTIVSGIAQHYQPEELVGKQVLFIANLAPRQFKNGLVSEGMILSAENYDGALAVTSLLREVKPGSEVK; encoded by the coding sequence ATGGAAAAGAAATTCAAACGTACCACCGTAACTTCGGCACTGCCCTATGCAAACGGTCCTGTTCATATCGGACACCTTGCGGGTGTCTATGTTCCTGCAGACATTTATGTCCGTTATCTCCGGCTGAAAAAGGAGGAAGTAGTCTTTATCGGAGGCTCCGATGAACATGGAGTGCCCATCACTATCCGTGCCAAGAAAGAGGGTGTCACTCCGCAGGATGTGGTAGATCGCTATCACACTCTTATCAAGAAATCCTTTGAGGATTTCGGCATTTCTTTCGACGTTTACAGCCGCACTTCTTCAAAGACGCACCACGACACAGCTTCCGACTTCTTCCGCAAGCTGTACGAGAAAGGTGAATTCATCGAGAAAACCAGCATGCAATATTATGACGAGGAAGCCAAACAGTTTCTTGCCGACCGCTATATCACCGGTGAATGCCCGCACTGCCACTCGGAAGGAGCTTACGGAGATCAATGCGAAAAATGCGGGACCAGCCTCAGTCCCACAGATCTGATCAACCCCAAAAGTGCCATCAGCGGGAGCAAACCCGTGATGCGCGAAACGAAGCACTGGTATCTGCCTTTGGACAAACATGAAAACTGGCTGCGCCGGTGGATTCTGGAGGAGCACAAAGAATGGCGGCCCAACGTTTACGGACAATGCAAGAGCTGGCTTGACATGGGCTTGCAGCCGCGTGCCGTAAGCCGCGACCTTGACTGGGGCATTCCGGTTCCGGTGGAAGGAGCCGAAGGGAAAGTGCTCTATGTATGGTTCGACGCTCCCATCGGCTACATCAGCAACACTAAAGAACTGCTTCCCGAATCTTGGGAGAAATGGTGGAAAGATCCGGAAACCCGCCTCGTTCATTTCATTGGCAAAGACAACATCGTGTTCCATTGCATCGTGTTCCCCGCCATGCTGAAAGCAGAAGGCAGCTATATATTGCCGGACAACGTGCCGAGCAATGAGTTTCTGAACTTGGAGGGCGACAAGATATCCACCTCACGCAACTGGGCGGTATGGCTGCATGAGTACCTGCAAGACTTCCCCGGCAAACAGGATGTGCTGCGCTATGTGCTCACGGCCAATGCACCCGAAACCAAAGACAATGACTTTACATGGAAGGACTTTCAGGCACGCAACAACAATGAACTGGTGGCCGTATATGGCAACTTCGTGAATCGTGCCTTGCAACTGACCAAGAAATATTTTGACGGTGTGGTTCCCGCAGCAGCCGGGCTGACCGATTACGACCGAGAGACACTGAAGGAATTCTCCGACGTAAAGGCGGAAGTGGAAAAACTGCTCGATGTGTTTAAGTTCCGTGATGCACAGAAAGAAGCTATGAATCTTGCACGCATCGGAAACAAATATCTGGCAGACACCGAACCGTGGAAGCTTGCAAAAACCGACATGGAACGCGTAGCTACCATCTTGAACATTGCCCTGCAATTGGTTGCCAATCTTGCCATCGCCTTCGAACCGTTTCTGCCGTTCAGCAGCGACAAACTTCGCAAGATGCTGAACATGGACAGCTTTGACTGGGCAGAACTGGGACACACGGACTTGCTGCCTGCCGGACACCGGCTTGGTACGCCCGATCTATTGTTCGAGAAGATAGAAGATGACACCATTCAGGCACAAGTCGATAAGCTTCTTGCCACCAAGAAGGCAAATGAGGCTGCCAATTATAAAGCCAGCCCCATTAAGCCTACTGTCAGCTTCGAGGAATTTGAAAAGCTGGACATCCGCGTAGGCACGGTGCTGGAATGCTCTGTTGTTCCTAAGATGAAGAAGCTGCTGCAATTCAAGATTGCAGACGGACTGGAGAACCGCACCATCGTAAGCGGCATTGCCCAACATTATCAACCGGAAGAACTGGTGGGCAAACAAGTGCTTTTCATAGCCAACCTTGCTCCACGGCAATTCAAGAACGGATTGGTGAGTGAAGGCATGATTCTCTCTGCCGAGAATTATGACGGCGCTTTGGCTGTGACTTCACTACTGCGGGAGGTAAAACCGGGAAGTGAAGTTAAATAA
- a CDS encoding glycosyltransferase family 4 protein: MHILILPMYYPEPGSPLHRGYMFYEQALQLARSGCRVGLAYTEQRLPKEFTWKVFCHENHFQITEEDNGTFTTLRMHAWNPKLSTRIGGVIWSLLTLLLVRNYIHRHGKPDVIHAHFGTWAGYAANLIHKCYGIPYVVTEHASSINGGKVTPGQAATLRKAYKNARKVICVGTLLKKNLSSYLDRPDKAIVIPNFVDIDTFCQSNRHTEKEKEFTFVSIGNLSKRKGFEELVDAFAQSFRSRPHVSLVIAGDGEEEANLRDKIHALRLERQVTLAGRLPREEVARLLACSDAFVLASYAETFGIVFIEAMATGMPAIGSVCGGPEDIITPGSGYLIQPGDVKALAEKMCELYDNYEQFDKKLIRKSIAERFDFKLAGQKLKEIYQNCKRTER, encoded by the coding sequence ATGCATATACTGATACTCCCCATGTATTATCCCGAACCGGGTTCTCCTCTACACAGAGGATACATGTTCTATGAACAAGCCTTGCAACTGGCCCGTTCGGGATGCCGGGTAGGCCTTGCTTATACGGAACAACGCTTACCTAAGGAATTTACCTGGAAAGTATTCTGCCATGAGAACCATTTCCAGATAACAGAAGAAGACAACGGTACTTTCACCACCCTGCGCATGCATGCCTGGAACCCGAAATTATCCACTCGTATCGGAGGTGTCATCTGGTCGCTGCTGACGCTCTTGCTGGTGCGCAACTATATCCATCGTCATGGTAAACCGGATGTTATACATGCCCATTTCGGTACATGGGCAGGGTATGCCGCCAATTTAATCCATAAATGCTACGGCATCCCTTATGTCGTGACAGAACATGCCTCCTCCATCAATGGTGGAAAAGTAACACCCGGACAAGCCGCCACGCTGAGGAAAGCTTATAAAAATGCACGGAAAGTCATCTGCGTCGGCACATTGTTGAAGAAGAATCTTTCTTCCTACCTCGACCGTCCTGACAAAGCTATCGTAATACCGAACTTCGTCGATATCGACACATTCTGCCAAAGCAACCGGCACACGGAGAAGGAAAAGGAATTCACTTTTGTCAGCATCGGCAATCTGAGCAAACGAAAAGGATTTGAAGAATTGGTGGATGCCTTTGCACAAAGTTTCCGCAGCCGCCCACACGTATCGCTCGTCATTGCCGGAGACGGAGAAGAGGAAGCTAATCTGCGAGACAAGATACATGCCCTCCGGCTGGAACGGCAGGTTACTCTGGCAGGACGCCTGCCCCGCGAAGAAGTGGCCCGGCTGCTGGCATGCAGTGACGCCTTTGTACTCGCTTCTTACGCAGAAACATTCGGCATTGTCTTCATAGAAGCAATGGCAACCGGCATGCCTGCCATCGGCTCTGTCTGCGGAGGGCCGGAAGACATCATCACACCCGGAAGCGGCTATCTCATACAGCCCGGAGATGTGAAAGCGCTCGCCGAGAAGATGTGTGAACTATATGACAACTATGAACAATTTGACAAGAAGCTCATCAGAAAATCCATTGCCGAACGGTTCGACTTCAAGTTAGCAGGACAGAAACTAAAAGAAATCTATCAAAACTGTAAAAGGACAGAGAGATGA